The Desulfuromonas sp. TF nucleotide sequence CTGCGGCTAAGAATATGATTATCGCTCTAAAAATTTCCCCTTGAATTTTTCCCTCATAGGAGTAACATCCCCCTCCAGTTGGACAAGACCTTCCGAGTAGGCCCTGCCCGGCATTTCTCCGCCGACACCTGGACAAAACGCCCTCGCTGCCGACGGACATCGTTAACTTCTGTATTTAAGGGGTGGCGCATGTCCCAACACCTGTTCGTCCCCAAGCTCTGGAGCAGTTTCCGGGAAGGCTATACCCGGAAACAACTGACCAGCGACGTCCTCGCCGGCATCATCGTCGGCATCGTCGCCTTACCCCTGGCCATCGCCTTCGGCATCGCCTCCGGCGTCAAGCCTGAGCAGGGGCTGTACACGGCCATCGTGGCCGGCCTCCTCATCGCCGTCCTGAGCGGCAGCCGGGTGCAGATCGGCGGGCCGACCGGGGCGTTCATCGTCATCGTCTACGAGATCATCCAGGAGTACGGCTACGACGGTCTGGTCATCGCCACCCTGCTGGCCGGCGTCCTGCTGATTCTGATGGGTCTGGCGCGGCTGGGGTCGGTGATCAAGTACATCCCCTACCCGGTCACGGTCGGATTCACCAGCGGCATCGCCCTGATCATCTTCTCCGGGCAGCTCCGTGACCTGTTCGGTCTGCAAATGGAGCAGGTTCCCTCCGAATTCATCGAAAAGTTCGCGGCCTACGGCGAACACCTGTCGACCTTTTCGATCTCCGCCGCCCTGGTGGGCCTCGGAACCGTCACCCTTATTTTGCTCTGGCCGAGGGTCACCCACCGAATCCCAGGATCCCTGATCGCCATTATCGTCACCACCGCGGCGGTGTCCCTTCTCGACTTGCCGGTGGCCACCATCGGCAGCCGTTTCGGCGCCGTACCGAACACTCTTCCCCTCCCCCATCTTCCCGCCCTCCCCGCCTGGAGCGAACTGACCCGCCTCTTCTCGCCGGCGTTGACCATCGCGATTCTGGCCGGCATCGAGTCGCTGCTGTCGGCGGTGGTGGCCGACGGCATGACGGGCCGCCGGCACCGCAGCAACATGGAGCTGATCGCCCAGGGGGTCGCCAACCTGGCCTGTCCCCTCTTCGGCGGCATCCCCGCCACCGGGGCTATCGCCCGCACGGCGACCAACATCAAAAACGGCGGCCGCACCCCCATCGCCGGCATCGTGCACGCGGTCACCCTGCTGCTCATCCTGCTCTTCTTCGGCAAGTGGGCTGCCC carries:
- a CDS encoding SulP family inorganic anion transporter → MSQHLFVPKLWSSFREGYTRKQLTSDVLAGIIVGIVALPLAIAFGIASGVKPEQGLYTAIVAGLLIAVLSGSRVQIGGPTGAFIVIVYEIIQEYGYDGLVIATLLAGVLLILMGLARLGSVIKYIPYPVTVGFTSGIALIIFSGQLRDLFGLQMEQVPSEFIEKFAAYGEHLSTFSISAALVGLGTVTLILLWPRVTHRIPGSLIAIIVTTAAVSLLDLPVATIGSRFGAVPNTLPLPHLPALPAWSELTRLFSPALTIAILAGIESLLSAVVADGMTGRRHRSNMELIAQGVANLACPLFGGIPATGAIARTATNIKNGGRTPIAGIVHAVTLLLILLFFGKWAALIPMPTLAGILVVVAWNMSEAHLFAKLLRGPRSDILVLLSTFGLTVLIDLTVAIQVGMVLAAFLFMRRMAEATKVGFITRELRGEEDEEIDDPNSLTRRKVPAGVEVFEINGPFFFGAADKFKNALGAVSETPRVLILRMRHALTLDATALKALESVHDSARRDGTALLLSGVHTQPLVVMERSGFLEVIGDENIFGNIDDALNRAREILHLPAEPRPMPFVPSVQREEGTSKSLGGAMGRTP